Proteins from a genomic interval of Pseudodesulfovibrio nedwellii:
- a CDS encoding FadR/GntR family transcriptional regulator has protein sequence MFIPVQAGRASEEVALQIEAAIMDGRLSPGERLPSEREMQSQFGTGRGVVREAIKILKQKGLLEVKKGAKGGAYIRQMDVDNVSESLALFLKQNPVNPEKLIEFRETIDRTITQLAIAHADQTEKDELFKEALRLESMLREDEPDFIASSELDRKLNIMLAHMARNPLFEWIMHAIQMGFSSHDYALYEDATYRERAAANWSDTARAIAEGELMRALAFIGHHYVLLRQCIDEKAALTNEPDAEFLQKDEQ, from the coding sequence ATGTTCATTCCCGTTCAGGCCGGACGTGCCAGCGAGGAAGTCGCTCTCCAAATTGAAGCAGCCATCATGGATGGACGTCTGTCGCCCGGCGAACGTTTGCCAAGCGAAAGGGAGATGCAATCACAATTTGGAACCGGGCGCGGCGTCGTTCGTGAAGCCATCAAAATCCTAAAACAAAAAGGACTCCTTGAGGTAAAAAAAGGGGCCAAGGGCGGAGCCTATATACGACAAATGGATGTCGATAATGTTTCAGAATCCCTTGCCTTGTTTCTCAAGCAAAATCCTGTGAACCCGGAAAAGCTCATCGAATTTCGCGAGACCATAGATAGAACGATTACGCAACTCGCCATCGCGCATGCAGATCAAACCGAAAAGGATGAATTGTTCAAAGAAGCACTTCGTTTGGAATCAATGCTTCGGGAAGACGAGCCAGACTTTATCGCTAGCAGTGAGCTTGATCGGAAATTAAACATCATGTTGGCTCATATGGCCCGCAACCCGCTTTTCGAGTGGATCATGCACGCCATTCAAATGGGATTCAGTTCCCATGACTACGCCTTGTACGAAGACGCGACCTACCGCGAAAGGGCAGCAGCCAACTGGAGTGATACGGCGCGTGCAATCGCTGAAGGCGAACTCATGCGAGCCTTGGCTTTCATCGGGCACCACTATGTGCTCCTGCGCCAATGCATTGATGAAAAAGCAGCCCTCACGAATGAGCCGGATGCCGAATTCCTCCAAAAAGACGAACAATAG